The proteins below are encoded in one region of Populus alba chromosome 2, ASM523922v2, whole genome shotgun sequence:
- the LOC118046847 gene encoding uncharacterized protein isoform X2 yields the protein MGSDSNAVPSASTSTSTPSTPTGKRSRDPEDEVYLDNLHSHKRYLSEIMASSLNGLTVGDPLQDNLMESPARDEMSLQYSPMSEDFDDSRFCETPINACSPQSESLPGSPVSPYRYQRPLCGFSSAPYGSSFSSHGCSVTSSQPRQRGSDSEGRFPSSPSDICHSADLRRAALLRSVQMRTQPTGSSSFELPFGSGQEPGSNMEAEERPCSYMKSSVEEREYPLEECSSMSISEPEFNEEKACRVLNMNIKGNDSGG from the exons ATGGGTTCGGATTCGAACGCAGTCCCATCAGCATCGACGTCGACATCAACACCATCGACACCAACTGGGAAGCGAAGTAGAGATCCTGAAGATGAGGTCTACCTTGACAATCTCCATTCTCACAAGCGTTACCTCAGTGAG ATAATGGCATCTAGTTTGAATGGATTAACGGTCGGAGACCCACTCCAGGACAATCTTATGGAATCTCCCGCCAG GGATGAAATGTCCTTGCAATATTCACCAATGTCAGAAGACTTTGATGACTCTAGATTTTGCGAGACCCCTATAAATGCTTGCTCGCCTCAATCTGAAAGTCTACCCGGCAGTCCAGTTTCTCCATATAGGTACCAAAGACCACTTTGTGGATTCTCTTCTGCTCCTTATGGCAGCTCTTTCTCCTCACATGGATGCAGTGTCACTTCTTCACAGCCTCGTCAACGAGGCTCAGATTCTGAGGGTCGGTTTCCGTCATCACCTAGTGATATATGCCACTCAGCTGACCTGAGGAGGGCTGCACTCCTGCGTTCTGTGCAGATGAGAACACAACCTACTGGTTCATCATCCTTTGAATTGCCATTTGGTTCAGGACAGGAGCCTGGATCAAACATGGAAGCTGAAGAGCGGCCATGCTCATATATGAAATCCTCGGTTGAAGAGAGGGAGTATCCACTCGAGGAGTGTTCTTCAATGAGCATCTCAGAACCTGAGTTTAATGAAGAGAAGGCGTGTCGGGTtttaaatatgaatataaaaggGAATGACTCTGGAGGGTAA
- the LOC118046847 gene encoding uncharacterized protein isoform X1 has protein sequence MGSDSNAVPSASTSTSTPSTPTGKRSRDPEDEVYLDNLHSHKRYLSEIMASSLNGLTVGDPLQDNLMESPARSDTMFFARDEMSLQYSPMSEDFDDSRFCETPINACSPQSESLPGSPVSPYRYQRPLCGFSSAPYGSSFSSHGCSVTSSQPRQRGSDSEGRFPSSPSDICHSADLRRAALLRSVQMRTQPTGSSSFELPFGSGQEPGSNMEAEERPCSYMKSSVEEREYPLEECSSMSISEPEFNEEKACRVLNMNIKGNDSGG, from the exons ATGGGTTCGGATTCGAACGCAGTCCCATCAGCATCGACGTCGACATCAACACCATCGACACCAACTGGGAAGCGAAGTAGAGATCCTGAAGATGAGGTCTACCTTGACAATCTCCATTCTCACAAGCGTTACCTCAGTGAG ATAATGGCATCTAGTTTGAATGGATTAACGGTCGGAGACCCACTCCAGGACAATCTTATGGAATCTCCCGCCAGGTCTGACACCATGTTTTTTGccag GGATGAAATGTCCTTGCAATATTCACCAATGTCAGAAGACTTTGATGACTCTAGATTTTGCGAGACCCCTATAAATGCTTGCTCGCCTCAATCTGAAAGTCTACCCGGCAGTCCAGTTTCTCCATATAGGTACCAAAGACCACTTTGTGGATTCTCTTCTGCTCCTTATGGCAGCTCTTTCTCCTCACATGGATGCAGTGTCACTTCTTCACAGCCTCGTCAACGAGGCTCAGATTCTGAGGGTCGGTTTCCGTCATCACCTAGTGATATATGCCACTCAGCTGACCTGAGGAGGGCTGCACTCCTGCGTTCTGTGCAGATGAGAACACAACCTACTGGTTCATCATCCTTTGAATTGCCATTTGGTTCAGGACAGGAGCCTGGATCAAACATGGAAGCTGAAGAGCGGCCATGCTCATATATGAAATCCTCGGTTGAAGAGAGGGAGTATCCACTCGAGGAGTGTTCTTCAATGAGCATCTCAGAACCTGAGTTTAATGAAGAGAAGGCGTGTCGGGTtttaaatatgaatataaaaggGAATGACTCTGGAGGGTAA